The DNA sequence CACTGATCATCATCACGGCACTAGGCGTCTGGATAACGCCAGCCGGAATACTGCTGATCTTCATCTGGAAGTTTCTGACAAAGACCAAGATGAAAGAGCTGGGGTTCTGGAGACCTCGGAGTTGGGTCAAGACCATAGCTTTCGGGATAGTCCTCGGAGTATTCCTCAAGCTGATCTTCAAGTCCCTGGTCATACCCCTGGTCGGAGTTGAATCGTCAGGAGGCACGTTTGACTTCCTCGAGGGTAATCTGAGTGCCGCACTCGGTTTCGGGCTGTTTGTGATCTTTTCTGCGGGGTTCGGAGAGGAGCTCGTTTACCGTGGGTATTTCTTTTCGCGAGTAGCGCAAATGTTCGGTTCTACTCGAACGATCAAAGTCTCGACGGTCTTGCTCGGCAGTCTGATCTTCGGCATACCGCATATCTACCAAGGTGTGAATGGTGCCATTCAAGCGACATTGATGGGTGTGATTATCGGGGTCATGTACTTCAAGAACCACGGAAACCTCTGGCTGTTGATTGTCATGCACGCGTGTTTCGATCTCTTCGCCATCTACCTCATCTACAGTGATCTCGATAGCCAGGTTGCTCGTTGGTTTTTCTAGCGCGCGTCATGGGCGAGCGTCGCCGCGCCTGCGGCGTCGAGTCCTGGTGGGCCCACCATTTCAAGTGGTTGTAGTGCAATGGGTTGGGGTGATGAGGGCGAGCACGACTGCAGGGCGCGATTCCGAAAAGTGTCCAAAAAGTGCTCAAACTGAAATGGGAAAGACCGATCGACAGCTATCGACGTGACGGTGTACGGGTTAGAACTGCCCGGATTCAGGCTCGGCCGAGTACCTGGACAGCACGCTCGTCTTACGTCGTACCGCGCAACGGATCCCGTTACTTCGCGCCGACGGCCCAGTCCGGTAGCACGCCGGGCTCGATAGCGAAGACCGTGACGCCCAAGGTGTAGAACATGAGTGTGATCAACACGACTGCGATCAGGTTGAGCACCAGACCGACCTTCGCCATCTCGGCGATCCGAACCCGTCCGCTCGCGAAGATGACGGCGTTGGGGGGCGTCGCCACCGGCATCATGAACGCACAGGACGCCGCGAGCGTGGCCGGCACCATCAGCATCAGCGGGTTGAGCCCCAGCGTGGTGGCGGCCGATGCCAGGATGGGCAGAAACAGCTCGGTCGTCGCGGTGTTGGACGTGAGTTCGGTAAGAAAGGTCAGGACGGTGCACACGCCGGCAATCATCAAAGGCGGCGAGAACCCTTCGAGTCCGGCGAACTGTTGTCCAACGTAGCCGGAAAGCCCGGTGCTCTGAAAGCCGCTCGCCAGGGCGAAGCCGCCGCCGAACAGCAGCACGATGTGCCAGGGGACACGGCGAAAAACGCCGACGTCGAGCACGGCGCGGCCTGCCTGCGGGTCCGAGGCCCGCGAAGGGATCAGGAACAGCAGCAAGGCCATCGCCATCGCCACCGTCCCATCATCGATCAACTCTGGAAACGGAAGCAGCCCGGCCCAGCCAGGTACCGTGAGCCCCCCGAGCTGAAGGTCTTGGCGGAAGACCCACAGCACTGCGGTGCACAGGAAGACGACCAGCACCACCGCTTCCGCAAAGCGCAGCGGACCCAGCCGTCGATAGTTTTGCAGAACCACCTCTCGCGACAACCGTAGGCTCGGGGGCGAGCGGAAGAACACCCGGGTCAATAGCAGCCAGATCACGAGCAGCATGCCGGCGCTCAACGGTAGGCCGATCAGCATCCACTGGCCGAAGCCGATCGGTTCGGCGTCCGGAAAGACGATCTCGAAGATGCGCACGAACGAGAGATTGGGAGGCGTCCCCACCAGCGTGGCCATGCCCCCCACGCTCGCCCCGTAGGCGATGGCGAGTAACATGGCAGTGCTCAACGGCCGGACCCGTTCCTGGCCCAGCGTGCGCTCCAGCTCACCGATGATCGCCAGGCCGATGGCCAGCATCATGATCGACGTGGCCGTGTTGGAGATCCACATCGACAGCATTGCCGAAGCGAGCATGAAGCTGAGCACCAGCCGCGAGGGTCCCCCGCCGATCAACCGGATGATCCACAGGGCAATCCGCTCGTGCAAGCCCCAGCGTTCCATGGCCAGCGCGATCATGAATCCTCCGACGAACAGGAAGATGACGTGGTTGACGTAGATCGGGGCGGTCTGCCGGCCGTCCATGATCCCCAGAAGCGGGTAGAGAACGAGCGGCAGCAGGGAAGTGGCCGCCAGCGGGATCGCCTCGCTGATCCACCACACCGCCATCAGCGTCGCCACCGCGGCCATGCGGGTCACCTGCGGCTCGCCGGGCTGCAGATCGGCAAACCCAACGACGACGAGGAACAGGGCGGGACCCAACCATAGACCGATACGACGCCCCATCGCACCGTCGGATCCCGAGGATTCTGTGGCCGGCTCCGTCAAGAAGCGTCCCTCCGACGCAGGTCATTCTACGCGACTCGTCACCGCGATGGACTGCTCGGTGCCGGAGGCAGGACTCGCCGTCGCACTGGAATGGACAAGCGGCCTTTGCGTCAGTACGGCCCCAGACATC is a window from the Acidobacteriota bacterium genome containing:
- a CDS encoding CPBP family intramembrane metalloprotease yields the protein MIAVVLLIVPSVKWTSGLSTEHPNIGSVLGPTIRPLIDGDLAGIEASTDQPARCGSSDACRIGRWTKTMTQSLTRVGAWLADSRAGRLTALIIITALGVWITPAGILLIFIWKFLTKTKMKELGFWRPRSWVKTIAFGIVLGVFLKLIFKSLVIPLVGVESSGGTFDFLEGNLSAALGFGLFVIFSAGFGEELVYRGYFFSRVAQMFGSTRTIKVSTVLLGSLIFGIPHIYQGVNGAIQATLMGVIIGVMYFKNHGNLWLLIVMHACFDLFAIYLIYSDLDSQVARWFF
- a CDS encoding SLC13 family permease → MTEPATESSGSDGAMGRRIGLWLGPALFLVVVGFADLQPGEPQVTRMAAVATLMAVWWISEAIPLAATSLLPLVLYPLLGIMDGRQTAPIYVNHVIFLFVGGFMIALAMERWGLHERIALWIIRLIGGGPSRLVLSFMLASAMLSMWISNTATSIMMLAIGLAIIGELERTLGQERVRPLSTAMLLAIAYGASVGGMATLVGTPPNLSFVRIFEIVFPDAEPIGFGQWMLIGLPLSAGMLLVIWLLLTRVFFRSPPSLRLSREVVLQNYRRLGPLRFAEAVVLVVFLCTAVLWVFRQDLQLGGLTVPGWAGLLPFPELIDDGTVAMAMALLLFLIPSRASDPQAGRAVLDVGVFRRVPWHIVLLFGGGFALASGFQSTGLSGYVGQQFAGLEGFSPPLMIAGVCTVLTFLTELTSNTATTELFLPILASAATTLGLNPLMLMVPATLAASCAFMMPVATPPNAVIFASGRVRIAEMAKVGLVLNLIAVVLITLMFYTLGVTVFAIEPGVLPDWAVGAK